A window from Fundulus heteroclitus isolate FHET01 unplaced genomic scaffold, MU-UCD_Fhet_4.1 scaffold_52, whole genome shotgun sequence encodes these proteins:
- the LOC105929676 gene encoding aldo-keto reductase family 1 member D1 isoform X2, translating to MNLSAESHSIPLRDGNHMPLLGLGTYGDPRTTPKGTALECVKLAIDVGYRHFDGALVYFNEHEVGQAIREKIADGTVRREDIFYCGKLWNTFHPPELVRPALERTLKALQLDYVDLYIVELPMAFKPGKEFYPKDQDGKYIYHHTDLCATWEALEDCKDAGLVKSLGVSNFNRRQLELLLKKPGLKHKPVSNQPKLLEYCRQNDIVIVGYCPLGSSRDASWVNLKSPPLLEDEVLVSIGRKYNKSSAQVALRFNVQRGVVVIPKSFSPERIKHNFQIFDFSLTEEEMKAIEALNKNIRFVELLMWSDHPEYPFHDEY from the exons ATGAATCTTtctgcagagagccacagtaTTCCTCTCCGTGATGGCAACCATATGCCACTTCTGGGATTGGGAACCTACGGAGACCCTCGGACG ACGCCCAAAGGAACAGCGCTTGAGTGTGTCAAGCTGGCCATAGACGTTGGATACAGGCACTTTGACGGAGCGCTGGTGTATTTCAATGAGCATGAGGTGGGCCAAGCTATTAGAGAGAAGATTGCTGATGGAACTGTCCGAAGAGAGGACATATTCTACTGTGGCAAG CTCTGGAATACCTTCCATCCTCCTGAGTTGGTGAGACCTGCCCTGGAAAGGACACTTAAAGCCCTACAACTGGACTACGTGGACCTCTACATTGTGGAGCTTCCCATGGCCTTCAAG CCTGGAAAAGAGTTTTATCCTAAAGATCAGGATGGGAAGTACATCTACCACCACACGGATCTGTGTGCAACATGGGAG GCTTTAGAGGATTGCAAAGACGCAGGTCTGGTGAAGTCTCTGGGAGTCTCCAACTTCAACCGAAGgcagctggagctgctgctgaagaaaccCGGCCTCAAACACAAACCAGTGTCCAACCAG CCTAAGCTTCTGGAGTACTGCCGTCAGAATGACATCGTGATTGTTGGCTATTGCCCTCTCGGTTCCTCCAGAGATGCTTCTTG GGTGAATTTAAAGTCTCCCCCTCTTCTGGAGGATGAGGTGCTGGTGTCCATTGGGAGGAAGTACAACAAGAGCAGTGCTCAGGTGGCTCTACGCTTCAACGTGCAGAGAGGAGTGGTCGTGATTCCAAAGAGCTTCAGTCCGGAGCGCATCAAACATAACTTTCAG ATATTTGATTTTTCCCTCACGGAGGAAGAGATGAAGGCCATTGAAGCGCTGAACAAAAACATCCGCTTCGTTGAGCTCCTGAT GTGGAGCGATCATCCAGAGTACCCGTTCCATGACGAATATTAA
- the LOC105929676 gene encoding aldo-keto reductase family 1 member D1 isoform X1 — translation MNLSAESHSIPLRDGNHMPLLGLGTYGDPRTTPKGTALECVKLAIDVGYRHFDGALVYFNEHEVGQAIREKIADGTVRREDIFYCGKLWNTFHPPELVRPALERTLKALQLDYVDLYIVELPMAFKPGKEFYPKDQDGKYIYHHTDLCATWEALEDCKDAGLVKSLGVSNFNRRQLELLLKKPGLKHKPVSNQVECHPYFTQPKLLEYCRQNDIVIVGYCPLGSSRDASWVNLKSPPLLEDEVLVSIGRKYNKSSAQVALRFNVQRGVVVIPKSFSPERIKHNFQIFDFSLTEEEMKAIEALNKNIRFVELLMWSDHPEYPFHDEY, via the exons ATGAATCTTtctgcagagagccacagtaTTCCTCTCCGTGATGGCAACCATATGCCACTTCTGGGATTGGGAACCTACGGAGACCCTCGGACG ACGCCCAAAGGAACAGCGCTTGAGTGTGTCAAGCTGGCCATAGACGTTGGATACAGGCACTTTGACGGAGCGCTGGTGTATTTCAATGAGCATGAGGTGGGCCAAGCTATTAGAGAGAAGATTGCTGATGGAACTGTCCGAAGAGAGGACATATTCTACTGTGGCAAG CTCTGGAATACCTTCCATCCTCCTGAGTTGGTGAGACCTGCCCTGGAAAGGACACTTAAAGCCCTACAACTGGACTACGTGGACCTCTACATTGTGGAGCTTCCCATGGCCTTCAAG CCTGGAAAAGAGTTTTATCCTAAAGATCAGGATGGGAAGTACATCTACCACCACACGGATCTGTGTGCAACATGGGAG GCTTTAGAGGATTGCAAAGACGCAGGTCTGGTGAAGTCTCTGGGAGTCTCCAACTTCAACCGAAGgcagctggagctgctgctgaagaaaccCGGCCTCAAACACAAACCAGTGTCCAACCAG GTTGAATGCCATCCATATTTCACACAGCCTAAGCTTCTGGAGTACTGCCGTCAGAATGACATCGTGATTGTTGGCTATTGCCCTCTCGGTTCCTCCAGAGATGCTTCTTG GGTGAATTTAAAGTCTCCCCCTCTTCTGGAGGATGAGGTGCTGGTGTCCATTGGGAGGAAGTACAACAAGAGCAGTGCTCAGGTGGCTCTACGCTTCAACGTGCAGAGAGGAGTGGTCGTGATTCCAAAGAGCTTCAGTCCGGAGCGCATCAAACATAACTTTCAG ATATTTGATTTTTCCCTCACGGAGGAAGAGATGAAGGCCATTGAAGCGCTGAACAAAAACATCCGCTTCGTTGAGCTCCTGAT GTGGAGCGATCATCCAGAGTACCCGTTCCATGACGAATATTAA
- the LOC105929676 gene encoding aldo-keto reductase family 1 member D1 isoform X3, with amino-acid sequence MAFKPGKEFYPKDQDGKYIYHHTDLCATWEALEDCKDAGLVKSLGVSNFNRRQLELLLKKPGLKHKPVSNQVECHPYFTQPKLLEYCRQNDIVIVGYCPLGSSRDASWVNLKSPPLLEDEVLVSIGRKYNKSSAQVALRFNVQRGVVVIPKSFSPERIKHNFQIFDFSLTEEEMKAIEALNKNIRFVELLMWSDHPEYPFHDEY; translated from the exons ATGGCCTTCAAG CCTGGAAAAGAGTTTTATCCTAAAGATCAGGATGGGAAGTACATCTACCACCACACGGATCTGTGTGCAACATGGGAG GCTTTAGAGGATTGCAAAGACGCAGGTCTGGTGAAGTCTCTGGGAGTCTCCAACTTCAACCGAAGgcagctggagctgctgctgaagaaaccCGGCCTCAAACACAAACCAGTGTCCAACCAG GTTGAATGCCATCCATATTTCACACAGCCTAAGCTTCTGGAGTACTGCCGTCAGAATGACATCGTGATTGTTGGCTATTGCCCTCTCGGTTCCTCCAGAGATGCTTCTTG GGTGAATTTAAAGTCTCCCCCTCTTCTGGAGGATGAGGTGCTGGTGTCCATTGGGAGGAAGTACAACAAGAGCAGTGCTCAGGTGGCTCTACGCTTCAACGTGCAGAGAGGAGTGGTCGTGATTCCAAAGAGCTTCAGTCCGGAGCGCATCAAACATAACTTTCAG ATATTTGATTTTTCCCTCACGGAGGAAGAGATGAAGGCCATTGAAGCGCTGAACAAAAACATCCGCTTCGTTGAGCTCCTGAT GTGGAGCGATCATCCAGAGTACCCGTTCCATGACGAATATTAA